TGTTTGGAGGTTCACTCTGTACGTTTGGGTTTCTGCTGAACCGCCAGGACACTACTGACGAAAACACCGTACCGGCCGAATAATAAATTACATATATCGTTACGGAAAAGATTTACCTATTTATATATGAAGAATAGATCTGAGAAAACCTGTTCTATCTGCAAAAAAAGTTCTGTTCAGGATGCGACAGTGTCTCTGCCGTTTCCCTGCACGGATTCAGATGCAGATCTGGACGGAAGACCGGCAGGCGCAAACCGGACGGCATATCTTCAGACCCTGGAGGAGTGTCCGCACTGCGGATATGCGGCACCGGACATCTCCCAGGCTCCCGCGGGTTTGGAGGAGGTCATTGCCGGCGATGCGTATCGTGCTCTTCTTGCCGCAGGTCCAAAGTCACGGATGCAGCGTGCGGGTTTTCTCTATGAATACAGCAAAAAATATCCTGAGGCTGCCAAGCAGTATCTGCATCTTGCCTGGATGTGCGATGATGCGGGTGAAGAAGAGGAGGCGTGCCGGTTCCGCGGCAGAGCGATTGATGCGCTTCTTGCATCAGTTGATCAGCTGCCCGATCCGGCGGCTGACAATCTGATAGTGGTGCTGGCGGATCTGTTCCGGAGATGCGGGGAGTTTGAAACGGCAGGCGATCTGTGTGACAACGCAGCGGTGGCTGATGACTCACAGTTCCGCAGGATTCTGATCTATGAACGCCTGTGTGCGGAGTGCGGAGATGCAGCCTGTCATACCGTCCGGGAAGCAGATGCATTCTATGAACAGGGAAAGGGAATACACTGTGATCTCCCGGAGATGATTCTGCGGGTTGACGGGATGGTGTATGCGGCGGGAGCGGATGCCCACGGTCGCGGCTGGTCCTGGAATCCGGAGGAAAGGAAGCTTACACTCAGCGGATACCAGGGGTCGGCGATTGAGGTTTCCGGGGATCTGACGCTGGTACTGGAGGATGATACGGAGAATGCCGTGTCCGGAGGTCATGATGCATGTCTGCGGGTGCAGGAAGGGGATCTTCTGATATCCGGAAGAGGAGGGCTGCTGCTTTTTGGTGCGGATACGGGTATCCGGGTTGAGAGCGGGGCGCTGACCATTGCCTGCAGCAGTCTTACGGTTTCGGAGACAAAAACCGGGATACGGGCAAACGGGCAGATACTAATTAAGGACAATGCTCTGGTGAGTGCTGATGCGGCACAAACGGGTCTTTGTTCGACGACCGGAGGTCTGCATGTTCTGGGCGGAGTTCTGACGGTGCATGCAACCCAGTACGGGGTGTACCTGGCGGATTCTTCTTCAATTGAAGGGGGCATGGTACAGGCTGACTGCGTATGGGGTCCGGCAGTACGTGTCAGACACGGGATGCTCAGAATGTCGGGAGGCGGTCTGCGGATTGCGGGAAGAGATACCGGGGTGCAGATTGACGAGGGGGGACTGCTGATCTCCGGCGGGGTTATGGAGGTTTCGGCAGAGACCGGAGTGCGGGTCTCCGGAAGTCTGGAGATGCACGGAGGGATTTTGTTTGCAGACGGAAGCGAGACGGGATGTGTGACCGGCGGGGATTTCCGTCTGCATGACGGGGAGATGAAGTTCTTTGGTTCTACTGCCCTGCAGGTAGACGGTTCGTTCCGGATGCACATGGGAAGTTTTACTGCGACGGGTGATGCGTTCGGAGTGGTTCTGGACGGGGTTTGTACGATCTCCGGCGGCCAGTTCCATGCAGCGGGGCAGACCGGGGTAAAAGTCAGGAATACGTGTGTCTGGGACGGGGGAATTATTTCGGTTTCCGGGGTGCAGGCAGGCATTCAGATTGCGGGGAAGTGCACGATCTCGCGCAATTCGGTGTCAGTATATGCCGAGGAGGGGGTAGCAATGAGGGTTTGCCGCGGGGATCTGCTTTTCTCGCCGGATGGTAGCGGATGCAGATTTTCTGCATCCGGGAAGGAAGGGGGGCTGTTTGTGGATGCCGGAAACATGGAGATAGTATCCGGGTCGTGCGAGATGTCGGGCAGGACGGCAGTGATGGTTGGCGGGAATTTCCGGGTCACCACAGGCCGTCAGATTTTTTCGGGACAGGAAAAGGGGCTGGTGGTAGCGGGAGATGTCTCTCTGAGCCATGGGATTACGGAGGTGACCGGAGAGGAAGGATGTGTGATTCAGGGCAGTGCGGTTGTGGACAGGATGATTCTGCAGGTGACGGGAGAACAGACCGGGATACGGGTCCGGCAGGATATATCGTTTGTGTCTTCCGCGCTGACGCTGAAGGGCGGGAAGGAAGGAGTCTGTTCGGAGTCAGGTTCAATTGTGTTTGACGGAGGGGCGGTGTCGATTGTGTGCCTGATGACGGAACCGGAAGGGAGGTCATGCGGAGTTGCTGCACGGAAGGGCGACGTGGTAATCCGGCAGGGTATTGTGCGGGTTTCGGGAGAGTCCTGTTCTGTGGAGGCGGGTCCGGAGTCGGGAAGGGTTGCGGTGTCGGGCGGACTGGTGCG
The sequence above is a segment of the Methanocorpusculum vombati genome. Coding sequences within it:
- a CDS encoding tetratricopeptide repeat protein — encoded protein: MKNRSEKTCSICKKSSVQDATVSLPFPCTDSDADLDGRPAGANRTAYLQTLEECPHCGYAAPDISQAPAGLEEVIAGDAYRALLAAGPKSRMQRAGFLYEYSKKYPEAAKQYLHLAWMCDDAGEEEEACRFRGRAIDALLASVDQLPDPAADNLIVVLADLFRRCGEFETAGDLCDNAAVADDSQFRRILIYERLCAECGDAACHTVREADAFYEQGKGIHCDLPEMILRVDGMVYAAGADAHGRGWSWNPEERKLTLSGYQGSAIEVSGDLTLVLEDDTENAVSGGHDACLRVQEGDLLISGRGGLLLFGADTGIRVESGALTIACSSLTVSETKTGIRANGQILIKDNALVSADAAQTGLCSTTGGLHVLGGVLTVHATQYGVYLADSSSIEGGMVQADCVWGPAVRVRHGMLRMSGGGLRIAGRDTGVQIDEGGLLISGGVMEVSAETGVRVSGSLEMHGGILFADGSETGCVTGGDFRLHDGEMKFFGSTALQVDGSFRMHMGSFTATGDAFGVVLDGVCTISGGQFHAAGQTGVKVRNTCVWDGGIISVSGVQAGIQIAGKCTISRNSVSVYAEEGVAMRVCRGDLLFSPDGSGCRFSASGKEGGLFVDAGNMEIVSGSCEMSGRTAVMVGGNFRVTTGRQIFSGQEKGLVVAGDVSLSHGITEVTGEEGCVIQGSAVVDRMILQVTGEQTGIRVRQDISFVSSALTLKGGKEGVCSESGSIVFDGGAVSIVCLMTEPEGRSCGVAARKGDVVIRQGIVRVSGESCSVEAGPESGRVAVSGGLVRLTSPVCGVAARILDVSGGLVTMYGKRQGAVVMPEGGEICLGDRAVVSAGKSERLITAPVYSPGMRYLQVRFEKGTGATR